The following are encoded in a window of Camelus ferus isolate YT-003-E chromosome 20, BCGSAC_Cfer_1.0, whole genome shotgun sequence genomic DNA:
- the DUSP22 gene encoding dual specificity protein phosphatase 22 isoform X8 produces the protein MLEGVKYLCIPAADSPSQNLTRHFRESIKFIHECRLGGEGCLVHWYVHLWPAAAAEQSLSVCEGLLHLPEPRTHTPRPCWLLAGVSRSVTLVVAYIMTVTDFGWEDALHTVRAGRSCANPNLGFQRQLQEFEKHQVHQFRQWLREEYGENPLRDAEAARSILAVLSPHGEQPHVRPLPLSSCAPPRRLPLAARASLRGLHAPRSWKKERFWAPSRFPLEYAFKSP, from the exons gacaagaCATTTCAGAGAAAGTATTAAATTCATCCATGAGTGCCGGCTCGGGGGCGAGGGCTGCCTCGTACACTGGTACGTGCACCtctggccagcagcagcagctgagcAGTCCCTCTCCGTGTGCGAAGGGCTCCTGCATCTCCCCGAACCGCGGACACACACCCCCCGACCCTGCTGGCT CCTGGCTGGCGTCTCCCGAAGTGTGACCCTGGTGGTCGCGTACATCATGACAGTCACCGACTTTGGCTGGGAAGACGCCCTCCACACCGTGCGTGCAGGGAGGTCCTGCGCCAACCCCAACCTGGGCTTCCAGAGGCAGCTCCAGGAGTTCGAGAAGCACCAAGTCCACCAG TTCCGGCAGTGGCTGAGGGAGGAGTATGGAGAGAACCCTCTGCGGGACGCAGAAGCAGCCAGAAGCATCCTGG CCGTGCTTTCACCGCATGGGGAGCAGCCCCACGTCCGCCCTCTGCCTCTGTCCAGCTgcgcccctccccgccgcctGCCGCTTGCTGCCAGGGCCTCTCTGCGAGGTCTGCACGCACCTCGGAGCTGGAAGAAGGAACGGTTCTGGGCACCGTCACGGTTTCCGCTTGAATATGCGTTTAAAAGTCCCTGA
- the DUSP22 gene encoding dual specificity protein phosphatase 22 isoform X7 produces MGNGMNKGVKYLCIPAADSPSQNLTRHFRESIKFIHECRLGGEGCLVHWYVHLWPAAAAEQSLSVCEGLLHLPEPRTHTPRPCWLLAGVSRSVTLVVAYIMTVTDFGWEDALHTVRAGRSCANPNLGFQRQLQEFEKHQVHQFRQWLREEYGENPLRDAEAARSILAVLSPHGEQPHVRPLPLSSCAPPRRLPLAARASLRGLHAPRSWKKERFWAPSRFPLEYAFKSP; encoded by the exons gacaagaCATTTCAGAGAAAGTATTAAATTCATCCATGAGTGCCGGCTCGGGGGCGAGGGCTGCCTCGTACACTGGTACGTGCACCtctggccagcagcagcagctgagcAGTCCCTCTCCGTGTGCGAAGGGCTCCTGCATCTCCCCGAACCGCGGACACACACCCCCCGACCCTGCTGGCT CCTGGCTGGCGTCTCCCGAAGTGTGACCCTGGTGGTCGCGTACATCATGACAGTCACCGACTTTGGCTGGGAAGACGCCCTCCACACCGTGCGTGCAGGGAGGTCCTGCGCCAACCCCAACCTGGGCTTCCAGAGGCAGCTCCAGGAGTTCGAGAAGCACCAAGTCCACCAG TTCCGGCAGTGGCTGAGGGAGGAGTATGGAGAGAACCCTCTGCGGGACGCAGAAGCAGCCAGAAGCATCCTGG CCGTGCTTTCACCGCATGGGGAGCAGCCCCACGTCCGCCCTCTGCCTCTGTCCAGCTgcgcccctccccgccgcctGCCGCTTGCTGCCAGGGCCTCTCTGCGAGGTCTGCACGCACCTCGGAGCTGGAAGAAGGAACGGTTCTGGGCACCGTCACGGTTTCCGCTTGAATATGCGTTTAAAAGTCCCTGA
- the DUSP22 gene encoding dual specificity protein phosphatase 22 isoform X9 — protein sequence MPKGVKYLCIPAADSPSQNLTRHFRESIKFIHECRLGGEGCLVHWYVHLWPAAAAEQSLSVCEGLLHLPEPRTHTPRPCWLLAGVSRSVTLVVAYIMTVTDFGWEDALHTVRAGRSCANPNLGFQRQLQEFEKHQVHQFRQWLREEYGENPLRDAEAARSILAVLSPHGEQPHVRPLPLSSCAPPRRLPLAARASLRGLHAPRSWKKERFWAPSRFPLEYAFKSP from the exons gacaagaCATTTCAGAGAAAGTATTAAATTCATCCATGAGTGCCGGCTCGGGGGCGAGGGCTGCCTCGTACACTGGTACGTGCACCtctggccagcagcagcagctgagcAGTCCCTCTCCGTGTGCGAAGGGCTCCTGCATCTCCCCGAACCGCGGACACACACCCCCCGACCCTGCTGGCT CCTGGCTGGCGTCTCCCGAAGTGTGACCCTGGTGGTCGCGTACATCATGACAGTCACCGACTTTGGCTGGGAAGACGCCCTCCACACCGTGCGTGCAGGGAGGTCCTGCGCCAACCCCAACCTGGGCTTCCAGAGGCAGCTCCAGGAGTTCGAGAAGCACCAAGTCCACCAG TTCCGGCAGTGGCTGAGGGAGGAGTATGGAGAGAACCCTCTGCGGGACGCAGAAGCAGCCAGAAGCATCCTGG CCGTGCTTTCACCGCATGGGGAGCAGCCCCACGTCCGCCCTCTGCCTCTGTCCAGCTgcgcccctccccgccgcctGCCGCTTGCTGCCAGGGCCTCTCTGCGAGGTCTGCACGCACCTCGGAGCTGGAAGAAGGAACGGTTCTGGGCACCGTCACGGTTTCCGCTTGAATATGCGTTTAAAAGTCCCTGA
- the DUSP22 gene encoding dual specificity protein phosphatase 22 isoform X10 produces the protein MTSHSPGPEVPRMTWSGTRHFRESIKFIHECRLGGEGCLVHWYVHLWPAAAAEQSLSVCEGLLHLPEPRTHTPRPCWLLAGVSRSVTLVVAYIMTVTDFGWEDALHTVRAGRSCANPNLGFQRQLQEFEKHQVHQFRQWLREEYGENPLRDAEAARSILAVLSPHGEQPHVRPLPLSSCAPPRRLPLAARASLRGLHAPRSWKKERFWAPSRFPLEYAFKSP, from the exons gacaagaCATTTCAGAGAAAGTATTAAATTCATCCATGAGTGCCGGCTCGGGGGCGAGGGCTGCCTCGTACACTGGTACGTGCACCtctggccagcagcagcagctgagcAGTCCCTCTCCGTGTGCGAAGGGCTCCTGCATCTCCCCGAACCGCGGACACACACCCCCCGACCCTGCTGGCT CCTGGCTGGCGTCTCCCGAAGTGTGACCCTGGTGGTCGCGTACATCATGACAGTCACCGACTTTGGCTGGGAAGACGCCCTCCACACCGTGCGTGCAGGGAGGTCCTGCGCCAACCCCAACCTGGGCTTCCAGAGGCAGCTCCAGGAGTTCGAGAAGCACCAAGTCCACCAG TTCCGGCAGTGGCTGAGGGAGGAGTATGGAGAGAACCCTCTGCGGGACGCAGAAGCAGCCAGAAGCATCCTGG CCGTGCTTTCACCGCATGGGGAGCAGCCCCACGTCCGCCCTCTGCCTCTGTCCAGCTgcgcccctccccgccgcctGCCGCTTGCTGCCAGGGCCTCTCTGCGAGGTCTGCACGCACCTCGGAGCTGGAAGAAGGAACGGTTCTGGGCACCGTCACGGTTTCCGCTTGAATATGCGTTTAAAAGTCCCTGA